One Aethina tumida isolate Nest 87 chromosome 5, icAetTumi1.1, whole genome shotgun sequence genomic window carries:
- the LOC126265543 gene encoding beta-catenin-like protein 1 yields the protein MDFFNEEHDKEIQNLKQTLINFNTTCTEVEAFSQKESDETLIRKLETKLHDILVLIKEKIVSREEFLFLLNSSVTLDNLFKLLKGDNAKLILGVIGILKDITSADLLEDAVFDLMQSMLKKHLIVLLVYTIQRMNQDDKDQYNGTYDILKIVSNCFLLGNKIVDKPSSKYLMTWLLKHLRMTKNYSKKLVYASELLHILLRDNEDHRQVFRELEKGLETVLNQTGYFYHHDPKTQEERTIMSNIFDIICDLLTAASFRHKFLQLDGLSSMLDIIKTKRAATVCAVKVLSYALYGPNGEDSCNKLIELDGLAILFDIGFNQFDGVNSESIEEYVRLFSSIVVSLIRNCGSVELDELSTYFKKDEYMELNNLLSLYFQYYRRIQNIYVELPVDTSNNDTYRVYLQLGYHTLQLITFILVWLSQNDWEIYVIFLKALNKKRCPLREVQFILWDFANNLPKEGLKEWQNQEAQRIMVLTKNFMQTNVCK from the coding sequence ATGGATTTCTTTAACGAAGAACACGACAAggaaatacaaaatttgaagcaaacgcttataaatttcaacacaacTTGTACTGAGGTGGAAGCATTTTCTCAAAAAGAATCTGACGAAACGTTGATAAGAAAACTTGAAACAAAACTTCATGACATTTTAGTacttataaaagaaaaaattgttagtaGAGaggagtttttatttttacttaattcgtCGGTAACActtgacaatttatttaaactattaaaaggaGACAATGCCAAACTAATATTGGGAGTAATAGGAATTTTAAAAGACATCACATCCGCCGACTTACTAGAGGATGCCGTGTTTGACTTGATGCAATCCATGTTAAAGAAACACTTAATAGTTCTGTTGGTGTACACGATACAACGAATGAATCAGGACGATAAAGATCAATATAACGGCACTTACGACATACTTAAAATTGTAtcgaattgttttttgttaggaAATAAAATCGTTGACAAACCCTCATCGAAGTACCTCATGACTTGGCTACTTAAACACCTGAGGATGACCAAAAACTACAGCAAAAAACTGGTGTACGCAAGCGAGCTCCTGCATATTCTACTGCGAGACAACGAGGACCACAGACAAGTGTTCAGGGAGTTGGAAAAGGGTTTGGAGACTGTATTAAATCAAACGGGATACTTCTACCATCACGATCCGAAAACCCAAGAAGAAAGGACAATAATGTCCAACATCTTCGACATAATCTGTGATCTTCTGACTGCTGCGTCGTTTCGCCATAAATTCCTACAATTGGACGGCCTATCCTCCATGCTCGACATAATAAAGACTAAAAGGGCGGCAACGGTTTGTGCCGTTAAAGTCCTCTCCTATGCTCTTTATGGACCGAATGGCGAAGACAGTTGCAACAAACTGATTGAATTAGACGGATTGGCAATATTATTTGACATCGGATTCAATCAATTTGACGGCGTTAATTCGGAGTCGATTGAGGAATACGTTCGACTATTTAGTTCGATTGTCGTGTCTTTGATTCGCAATTGTGGAAGTGTTGAACTTGATGAATTGTCGACTTATTTTAAGAAGGATGAATATATGGAACTGAACAACTTGTTGTCGCTTTATTTTCAGTATTACAGGAGAATACAAAACATATACGTTGAACTTCCAGTTGACACCAGCAACAACGATACATATCGTGTCTACCTGCAGTTAGGGTATCACACCCTCCAACTGATAACTTTCATCCTCGTTTGGCTCTCTCAGAATGACTGGGAGATATATGTGATATTTTTGAAGGCGTTGAATAAGAAACGATGTCCTTTGCGCGAGGTGCAATTCATCCTTTGGGATTTCGCCAATAATTTACCGAAGGAAGGGCTGAAAGAGTGGCAGAATCAGGAAGCACAAAGGATAATGGTTTTGACCAAAAATTTCATGCAAACAAACGTATGTAAGtaa